A window from Tenacibaculum singaporense encodes these proteins:
- a CDS encoding acyl-CoA thioesterase gives MRFHTRKWVKPEDLNPNGTLFGGRLLQWIDEEVALYAIIQLEIPKTVTKFMSEINFVSSAKQGDIVEIGIDVVKFGTTSITLSCEVRNKITRKTIIAIDKIIMVSLDEEGKPFAHGKTKIEYVKDRLDNEDS, from the coding sequence ATGAGATTTCACACACGTAAATGGGTAAAACCAGAAGATTTAAATCCTAACGGAACACTTTTCGGAGGACGATTATTACAATGGATTGATGAAGAAGTAGCGTTATATGCTATTATTCAGTTAGAAATTCCAAAAACAGTAACCAAGTTTATGTCTGAAATAAATTTTGTTAGTTCAGCAAAACAAGGAGATATTGTTGAAATAGGAATTGATGTAGTAAAGTTTGGAACAACGTCTATTACCTTAAGTTGTGAGGTTCGTAACAAAATAACCCGTAAAACAATTATTGCAATTGATAAAATTATCATGGTGAGTTTAGATGAAGAAGGAAAGCCTTTTGCACATGGTAAAACAAAAATTGAATACGTTAAAGATAGGTTAGATAACGAAGATTCATAA
- a CDS encoding CPXCG motif-containing cysteine-rich protein, which produces MYEHFFQCPHCWEEISMLLDASTSETYVEDCEVCCNPIQITFTFVNNDLVAFEAKNIEQ; this is translated from the coding sequence ATGTATGAGCACTTTTTTCAATGTCCACATTGTTGGGAAGAAATTTCCATGTTGCTGGATGCAAGTACATCTGAAACCTATGTAGAAGATTGTGAGGTATGTTGCAATCCTATACAAATAACGTTTACCTTTGTAAATAACGATTTAGTAGCTTTTGAAGCTAAAAACATAGAACAATAA
- a CDS encoding VWA domain-containing protein codes for MESITIIYIVLAVLISVAIAFFQYYYKVNRTPKVHILLFSLKALSLFLIGLLLINPKITTLETENIKPVLSVLADNSLSTQFFKEEKKVQELISKVESNEELQDKFDVQYFSFGNDIKVLDSLSFAETQTNISKAVEAVNELNKDKNAATILITDGNQTQGNDYEFSSTKHKVFSVVIGDTIKYQDIQISQLNVNKYSYVKNKFPVEALLYYEGKETVNTTFSIVKNGSRVFSKRVRFSPENPVQTVTANLVSNTKGVHYYTASISSIANEKNTKNNYKSFSVEVLDEQTKVLLLSSFLHPDLGALKKAIESNKQRKVDIALIQDKNINLDAFQFFVLYQPNSYFKSTLEKIQSNFLLVSGTKTDWNFLNSQDFGVQKRVINQKEEYTAIYNADFLTFYQEDIGFGQFPPLKDKFGEVQTKKESQSLLYQKYAGVETTQPLLSTFEENDKKYAVLFGEGIWKWRAASYLKEKNFESFDTFVGNLVQYLASTEKRRRLDVKAQRLYAANEPITISAFYVDKNYQFDSRASLELTVTNLETKAKKSIPFSLFNNSYQVAVEGLASGEYSYTVTVKNQNISSSGRFKIEDYQIEEQFTNANFKKLEQLALKTDGAIVYADKVDDLLKKIQEDASFYTTQKSITKKQSLVDWKWLLLLIIVLLSIEWFVRKYYGKI; via the coding sequence GTGGAGTCAATAACTATAATTTACATTGTATTAGCCGTATTAATAAGCGTAGCTATTGCTTTTTTTCAATATTACTATAAGGTAAATAGAACTCCGAAAGTACACATCTTACTTTTTAGCTTAAAGGCACTAAGTCTCTTTTTAATTGGGTTGCTATTGATTAATCCGAAGATAACAACTCTTGAAACAGAAAACATAAAACCTGTGTTATCTGTATTGGCAGACAATTCGTTATCCACTCAATTTTTTAAAGAAGAAAAAAAGGTACAAGAATTAATATCAAAAGTAGAAAGCAACGAAGAACTTCAAGATAAGTTTGACGTACAGTATTTTTCGTTTGGGAATGATATTAAGGTGTTGGATAGTTTATCGTTTGCTGAAACACAAACCAATATTTCAAAAGCAGTTGAAGCTGTTAATGAGTTGAATAAAGATAAAAATGCAGCTACCATTTTAATAACCGATGGAAATCAAACCCAAGGAAATGATTATGAGTTTTCATCAACAAAGCATAAAGTATTTTCTGTAGTTATTGGTGATACTATTAAGTATCAAGATATTCAAATTTCGCAGTTAAATGTGAATAAGTACAGCTATGTAAAGAACAAGTTTCCAGTTGAAGCATTGTTGTATTATGAAGGAAAAGAAACGGTGAATACTACTTTTTCAATCGTAAAAAACGGGAGCAGAGTTTTCTCAAAAAGAGTGCGTTTCTCACCAGAAAACCCTGTGCAAACTGTTACAGCCAATTTAGTGTCTAATACCAAAGGAGTACACTATTACACAGCGTCGATAAGTAGTATAGCGAATGAAAAAAACACGAAGAACAATTATAAAAGCTTTTCAGTAGAAGTTTTAGATGAGCAAACCAAAGTTTTATTACTAAGTTCTTTTTTACACCCAGATTTAGGGGCACTAAAAAAAGCGATAGAGAGCAATAAACAACGTAAAGTAGATATTGCTTTGATACAGGATAAGAATATAAACTTAGATGCGTTTCAGTTTTTTGTTTTGTATCAACCTAATAGCTACTTTAAATCAACTTTAGAAAAAATACAATCTAACTTTTTACTGGTTTCAGGTACAAAAACAGATTGGAACTTTTTGAATAGTCAAGATTTTGGGGTTCAAAAAAGAGTAATCAATCAAAAAGAAGAATACACAGCTATTTACAATGCAGATTTTCTAACTTTTTATCAAGAGGATATAGGTTTTGGTCAATTTCCGCCACTAAAAGACAAGTTTGGAGAAGTACAGACTAAAAAAGAATCTCAAAGCTTGTTGTATCAGAAGTATGCAGGGGTAGAAACTACTCAACCGTTATTATCAACCTTTGAAGAGAATGATAAAAAGTATGCCGTACTATTTGGTGAGGGTATTTGGAAATGGAGAGCTGCCAGTTATTTAAAAGAGAAAAACTTTGAAAGTTTTGATACGTTTGTAGGAAACTTAGTTCAGTATTTAGCATCCACTGAAAAGAGAAGACGTTTAGATGTAAAAGCACAACGTTTGTACGCAGCTAATGAACCTATAACCATAAGTGCATTTTATGTTGATAAAAACTATCAATTTGATAGCAGAGCGTCTTTAGAGTTAACAGTAACTAATTTAGAAACAAAGGCTAAAAAGAGTATTCCGTTTTCGCTATTTAATAACTCATATCAAGTTGCTGTTGAAGGATTAGCTTCAGGAGAATATTCATATACCGTAACTGTAAAGAATCAAAATATAAGCAGCTCAGGGAGGTTTAAAATTGAAGATTATCAGATAGAAGAGCAGTTTACCAATGCTAATTTTAAAAAATTAGAACAGCTGGCGTTAAAAACAGACGGAGCTATAGTTTATGCAGATAAAGTTGACGATTTATTAAAAAAGATACAAGAAGATGCATCTTTTTACACCACTCAAAAGTCTATTACCAAAAAACAAAGTTTAGTTGATTGGAAATGGTTGTTATTATTGATTATAGTTTTATTGTCAATAGAGTGGTTTGTTAGAAAATACTATGGTAAAATATGA
- a CDS encoding group III truncated hemoglobin has protein sequence MDKRDIENREDVYKLVSTFYNDKIRKDDFIGPIFLKTIPEETWEPHLQKLTDFWETNLFFVRKFKGNPMKAHKDVDRDFEYSIYQEHFGRWLQLWFETVDELFDGTKAHEAKERARNIASMLFFRMFEAKPKPTTTT, from the coding sequence ATGGATAAAAGAGACATAGAAAATAGGGAAGATGTGTATAAGTTGGTATCAACCTTTTATAATGATAAAATTAGAAAGGATGATTTTATAGGGCCTATATTTTTGAAAACAATTCCAGAAGAAACCTGGGAACCTCATTTACAAAAACTCACCGATTTTTGGGAAACGAATTTGTTTTTTGTTAGAAAGTTTAAAGGAAACCCGATGAAAGCACACAAAGATGTAGATAGGGATTTTGAGTATTCTATTTATCAGGAACACTTTGGACGCTGGTTGCAATTGTGGTTTGAGACGGTTGATGAACTTTTTGACGGAACAAAAGCACATGAAGCTAAAGAAAGAGCACGAAACATAGCTTCTATGCTCTTTTTTAGAATGTTTGAAGCTAAGCCGAAGCCTACAACTACGACATAA
- a CDS encoding Crp/Fnr family transcriptional regulator: MIPEELLLKYTAETKRFQKDEIIFSEKQTAHYYYQIVSGVVKMNNFNDDGKEFIQGVFYKNQSFGEPPLFIDVKYPANAVAISDSTVLALSKSNLFKLLQDNPETHLKITQSLAKRLYYKAIIASEISSQEPAHRVLRFIDYLKDDVYKVEGKYSFKVAYTRQQMADILGLRVETVIRVIKSLEKKGDVKISKRKVYR; this comes from the coding sequence ATGATTCCAGAAGAACTCTTATTAAAATATACCGCTGAAACGAAACGTTTTCAAAAAGACGAAATTATTTTCTCTGAAAAACAAACCGCACACTACTACTACCAAATAGTAAGCGGAGTAGTTAAAATGAATAATTTTAATGATGATGGTAAAGAGTTTATTCAAGGGGTATTTTATAAAAACCAAAGTTTTGGTGAACCACCCTTATTTATCGATGTAAAATATCCTGCCAATGCGGTGGCTATTTCTGATAGTACGGTTCTAGCCTTATCTAAAAGCAACCTGTTTAAATTATTGCAAGATAATCCTGAAACTCACTTAAAAATCACCCAAAGTTTAGCAAAACGTTTGTATTACAAAGCTATTATTGCTTCCGAAATATCGAGTCAAGAGCCTGCACATAGAGTGCTTCGATTTATTGATTATTTAAAAGACGATGTATACAAAGTTGAAGGAAAATACTCGTTTAAAGTAGCCTATACACGTCAGCAAATGGCCGATATTTTAGGTTTACGCGTAGAAACGGTTATTCGAGTAATAAAATCTTTAGAAAAAAAGGGAGACGTAAAAATTAGCAAACGAAAGGTATATCGTTAA
- a CDS encoding restriction endonuclease, producing MSEKTNLDWKKYESITKYIYETLGKESGVKIEGYGNNCKVKGKSGVNHQIDVLINHSDGIHNYKTAIECKYWKDKINKDIVMKVSEIIEDAGINKGVIVSKSGFTPDGISFAKHRNIGLVELREIEEKDWESRGRIFDIKTWIHRPEILGTVIDAVDKTELDREVIEIDKVKIELLDGNKIPFSDYMTTFKKELHNIEFWTLFTKGYRLDGANLINEKTNSKIKIKGIIFTGVLTKLNSNLKFHPVDQIWLIMKSLFEERTFTISEKGIIREDKK from the coding sequence ATGTCAGAAAAAACAAATTTGGATTGGAAAAAATATGAATCCATTACAAAATATATTTATGAAACTTTAGGAAAAGAATCTGGAGTTAAAATAGAAGGTTACGGAAATAATTGCAAAGTAAAAGGAAAGTCTGGTGTAAATCATCAAATTGATGTTTTGATCAATCATTCTGACGGAATTCATAATTACAAAACTGCTATTGAATGTAAATATTGGAAAGACAAAATAAACAAAGACATCGTAATGAAAGTATCTGAAATAATTGAAGATGCTGGAATTAATAAAGGAGTGATTGTCTCAAAAAGTGGATTTACACCTGATGGAATCTCATTTGCCAAACATCGAAATATTGGATTAGTTGAATTAAGAGAAATCGAAGAAAAAGACTGGGAAAGTCGTGGAAGAATATTCGATATCAAAACTTGGATTCATAGACCTGAAATTCTAGGAACGGTTATAGATGCTGTTGACAAAACAGAGCTTGACAGAGAAGTCATTGAAATTGATAAAGTGAAAATTGAATTATTAGATGGAAATAAAATTCCGTTTTCTGATTATATGACAACCTTTAAAAAAGAATTACATAATATTGAATTTTGGACATTGTTCACAAAAGGCTATAGACTTGACGGAGCAAACTTGATTAACGAGAAAACTAATTCTAAAATAAAAATTAAGGGAATTATTTTTACTGGAGTTCTTACAAAATTGAACTCAAATCTAAAATTTCATCCTGTCGACCAGATTTGGCTGATTATGAAATCGCTATTCGAAGAAAGAACATTTACAATATCAGAAAAAGGAATAATAAGAGAAGATAAAAAATAA
- a CDS encoding T9SS type A sorting domain-containing protein translates to MKITRIIVLIALFTSALNAQEKEVDCDFNINRAYYHLEGNEFFKKDKQKAIEYLTPCVETENPVAQLMMGRVLLEEATEESYTKAFKLIKAAAKQDNAIAATDLGILYKYGRGCKLNYNKARKWFEKGFELGNTKAAYLLGYLYLKGFGNIQQDYTKAVSWFEKSDYPMAKYWLGVCYYYGYGVEKNVAKANELLKTNFDTVKETDVNEVSKNSEVINVEEIKQVINEEETATSAEVTKQQLNGVWEGDLLFFDWSATHIENKIPFKITAKYDAESDVLHITTTIADKKQNVDFTKLDNSLYFNDVTVELPHSSFSQNIPSVLEHQLLSSDVSIKQFNLETYLTGNLETYVSAWKESGVPIRFVLKKKKKLENSEEELSEEALAALSKQEDSFIKLYPNPFENDVIVSYSLVQPANTKVTITNMNGLQEKVIKPLASQEIGSYQYYVEGMDLPKGIYVVTILVGKERKTRIIIKK, encoded by the coding sequence ATGAAAATTACTAGGATTATTGTATTGATTGCTTTATTTACATCAGCACTCAATGCACAAGAAAAAGAAGTTGATTGCGATTTCAACATTAACAGAGCTTATTACCATTTGGAAGGAAATGAGTTTTTTAAAAAAGACAAACAAAAAGCTATTGAATACCTAACCCCTTGTGTAGAGACTGAAAATCCAGTGGCACAACTCATGATGGGACGTGTTTTACTAGAGGAAGCCACAGAAGAAAGTTACACAAAAGCTTTTAAGTTAATTAAAGCAGCTGCTAAACAAGACAATGCTATTGCCGCTACTGATTTAGGAATACTGTATAAGTATGGTAGAGGATGTAAACTCAATTACAACAAAGCGAGAAAATGGTTTGAAAAAGGATTTGAGTTAGGGAACACCAAAGCAGCTTATTTATTAGGCTACCTATATTTAAAAGGTTTTGGAAACATACAACAAGACTATACCAAAGCGGTTAGTTGGTTTGAAAAGAGCGATTACCCAATGGCGAAGTATTGGTTAGGGGTTTGTTACTATTATGGCTATGGAGTAGAGAAAAATGTAGCCAAAGCAAATGAGTTATTAAAAACCAACTTTGATACAGTAAAAGAGACTGACGTAAATGAAGTTTCTAAAAACTCTGAAGTAATAAACGTAGAGGAAATTAAGCAAGTTATAAATGAAGAAGAGACAGCTACATCAGCAGAAGTTACCAAACAACAACTTAACGGAGTGTGGGAAGGCGATTTATTATTTTTTGATTGGTCAGCAACTCATATAGAAAACAAAATTCCTTTTAAAATTACAGCGAAATATGATGCAGAAAGTGATGTATTACATATCACTACGACCATTGCTGATAAAAAACAAAATGTAGACTTTACTAAACTAGATAACAGTCTTTATTTTAATGATGTTACTGTTGAGTTACCTCATAGTTCATTTAGTCAAAACATTCCTTCTGTTTTAGAACATCAATTACTTTCTTCTGATGTTTCTATCAAACAATTTAATTTAGAAACCTACTTAACAGGAAACTTAGAGACTTATGTGAGTGCTTGGAAAGAATCAGGGGTTCCTATTCGTTTTGTGTTAAAAAAGAAAAAGAAATTAGAAAACTCAGAAGAAGAGCTTTCAGAAGAAGCTTTGGCAGCCCTTTCAAAGCAAGAAGATAGTTTTATAAAGCTATATCCAAACCCTTTTGAAAATGATGTAATTGTATCCTATTCATTAGTACAGCCAGCAAATACAAAGGTTACCATCACCAACATGAATGGATTACAAGAAAAGGTAATAAAACCTTTAGCTAGTCAGGAAATAGGTAGCTACCAATATTATGTTGAGGGAATGGATTTACCAAAAGGAATATATGTAGTAACCATACTGGTAGGAAAAGAAAGAAAAACAAGAATTATCATCAAAAAATAA
- a CDS encoding Imm8 family immunity protein yields MKAVIKTMHSADLNVILGKDFEEYEPIEKDFFGFDFSIEVGPLNERGQEIFNFLVASPKFLTERYYHQKGKKAVFGRHIIIMFEYDFNELYTLVNEYIKKLDEPNWDILATKIGRIGRWEFEDYQE; encoded by the coding sequence ATGAAAGCAGTAATAAAAACCATGCATAGTGCAGATTTGAATGTAATACTTGGAAAAGATTTTGAAGAATATGAACCTATAGAAAAAGATTTTTTTGGATTTGACTTTTCTATAGAAGTAGGACCCTTAAATGAAAGAGGACAGGAAATTTTTAATTTTTTAGTGGCTTCTCCCAAGTTTTTAACGGAGCGTTATTATCATCAAAAAGGCAAAAAAGCTGTTTTTGGAAGACATATCATAATTATGTTTGAATATGATTTTAATGAATTATACACGCTTGTAAATGAATATATAAAAAAATTAGACGAACCAAACTGGGACATTTTAGCAACTAAAATTGGTAGAATAGGCCGTTGGGAATTTGAAGACTATCAAGAATAA
- the purB gene encoding adenylosuccinate lyase codes for MKLTELNAISPIDGRYRNKVASLANYFSEEALIKYRVKVEIEYFIALCEIPLPQLADFNKDLYADLRKIYEDFSAEDAQKIKEIESVTNHDVKAVEYFIKEKFDALNLQKYKEFIHFGLTSQDINNTAIPLSIKDAMDEVYYPTLDTLVCKLADLSEEWENVPMLARTHGQPASPTRLGKEFFVFVERINNQVIHIQHTPHAAKFGGATGNYNAHKVAYPDIDWKNFGTHFVEEVLGLHHSFPTTQIEHYDHMAALYDGLKRVNTILIDLDRDVWTYVSNDYFKQKIKKGEVGSSAMPHKVNPIDFENSEGNLGIANAIFEHLAAKLPVSRLQRDLTDSTVLRNVGVPFGHTLIGFASTLKGLNKLLLNEAKFAEDLENNWAVVAEAIQTILRREAYPNPYEALKGLTRTNEKINKDSIANFIDTLEVSDAIKNELKQITPSNYTGI; via the coding sequence ATGAAGTTAACAGAATTAAACGCCATCTCTCCTATTGATGGTAGATACCGTAACAAAGTAGCAAGCTTAGCAAACTATTTTTCAGAAGAAGCTTTAATAAAATATCGTGTAAAGGTAGAAATTGAATATTTCATTGCTTTATGTGAAATTCCATTACCTCAGTTAGCCGATTTCAATAAAGATTTATATGCTGATTTACGTAAAATTTATGAAGATTTTTCTGCAGAAGACGCACAAAAAATTAAAGAAATTGAAAGCGTTACCAATCACGATGTAAAAGCTGTTGAGTATTTTATTAAGGAAAAATTTGACGCCTTAAACTTGCAGAAATATAAAGAGTTTATCCATTTCGGATTAACGTCTCAAGATATTAACAATACTGCTATTCCATTATCTATTAAAGATGCGATGGATGAAGTATACTACCCAACTTTAGATACTTTAGTTTGCAAATTAGCTGATTTATCAGAAGAATGGGAAAACGTACCAATGTTAGCAAGAACTCACGGGCAACCAGCCTCTCCTACCCGTTTAGGAAAAGAGTTTTTTGTATTTGTAGAGCGTATTAACAATCAGGTTATTCACATACAACATACACCACATGCTGCGAAGTTTGGTGGAGCTACAGGTAACTACAATGCACACAAAGTAGCGTACCCAGATATCGACTGGAAAAACTTCGGAACTCATTTCGTTGAGGAGGTTTTAGGATTGCACCACTCCTTCCCTACTACACAAATTGAGCACTACGACCACATGGCAGCTTTATACGACGGATTAAAGCGTGTAAATACAATTTTAATCGATTTAGATCGCGATGTTTGGACGTATGTTTCTAACGACTACTTCAAACAAAAAATTAAAAAAGGTGAAGTAGGCTCATCTGCAATGCCACACAAAGTAAATCCTATCGATTTTGAAAACTCTGAAGGAAACTTAGGGATTGCAAACGCTATTTTTGAGCATTTAGCAGCTAAGTTACCAGTTTCTAGATTACAACGTGATTTAACGGATAGTACGGTATTACGTAACGTTGGAGTTCCTTTTGGACATACGTTAATTGGTTTTGCTTCTACCTTAAAAGGATTAAACAAGTTATTATTAAACGAAGCTAAGTTCGCTGAAGATTTAGAAAATAACTGGGCGGTAGTTGCTGAGGCTATTCAAACAATTTTACGTCGTGAAGCGTACCCTAATCCATACGAAGCTTTAAAAGGATTAACACGTACTAACGAAAAAATCAACAAAGATTCTATCGCTAATTTTATTGATACTCTAGAAGTTTCTGATGCGATTAAAAACGAATTAAAACAAATTACACCATCTAATTACACAGGTATATAA
- a CDS encoding TerC family protein produces the protein MEIFLQADTWVALLTLTFLEVVLGIDNIIFISIASNKLPENQQKKATRIGLLLAMIFRILLLLGVSYLISMKDPIWNIDLSWLKVGVTGQALILFVGGIFLLYKSTSEIHHKVEGRDEAHASGNPKKRATLLNVITQIVLIDIVFSFDSVLTAVGMTNGIQGALIIMIIAVIVSILIMLMFATPISNFVNKHPTIQMLALSFLILIGFMLITESAHLSHTIVFGQSVGAIPKGYLYFAITFSLLVEMLNMKMRGNSKKH, from the coding sequence ATGGAAATTTTCTTACAAGCTGATACCTGGGTTGCCTTGCTAACCCTAACTTTTTTAGAAGTTGTATTGGGTATTGATAACATTATCTTTATCTCTATTGCTTCTAACAAGTTACCTGAAAATCAGCAAAAAAAAGCTACTCGAATAGGTCTTCTATTAGCTATGATTTTTAGAATTCTTCTTTTATTAGGAGTTTCTTATTTAATTAGTATGAAAGACCCTATCTGGAATATTGATTTGTCTTGGTTAAAAGTAGGTGTTACAGGTCAAGCTTTGATTTTATTTGTTGGAGGTATATTTCTACTATACAAAAGTACTAGTGAGATTCACCATAAAGTTGAAGGAAGAGATGAAGCACACGCTTCAGGTAATCCTAAAAAGAGAGCTACTTTACTAAATGTTATAACTCAAATAGTATTAATTGATATTGTTTTCTCTTTTGATTCTGTTTTAACTGCTGTAGGTATGACAAATGGTATACAAGGAGCATTAATCATAATGATTATCGCCGTTATTGTCTCAATCTTAATTATGTTAATGTTTGCTACTCCTATTAGTAATTTTGTAAACAAACATCCTACAATTCAAATGTTAGCTTTATCCTTTTTAATTCTAATTGGGTTTATGCTAATTACAGAGAGTGCACATTTGTCTCATACAATAGTTTTTGGACAATCAGTTGGTGCTATTCCTAAAGGATATTTATATTTTGCCATTACATTTTCTCTACTTGTAGAAATGTTAAACATGAAAATGCGAGGGAACTCAAAAAAGCATTAA